A window of Lentibacillus sp. Marseille-P4043 contains these coding sequences:
- the efp gene encoding elongation factor P, which yields MISVNDFKTGLTIEVDNGIWQVLEFQHVKPGKGAAFVRSKLRNLRNGNIQEKTFRGGEKVNKAHIENRKMQYLYASGDTHAFMDTNTYEQIELQSSQIEEQLKFMKENMEVSVITYEGEILGVELPNNVELEVTETEPGIKGDTASGGSKPATLETGHIVQVPFFVNIGDVLVINTSDGKYVSRA from the coding sequence ATGATTTCAGTTAACGATTTTAAGACAGGTTTAACAATAGAAGTAGATAATGGCATTTGGCAAGTATTGGAATTCCAACATGTTAAGCCTGGTAAGGGTGCTGCGTTTGTTCGATCCAAATTACGTAATTTACGAAACGGCAATATTCAGGAGAAAACATTCCGTGGCGGTGAAAAAGTAAATAAAGCACATATTGAAAATAGAAAAATGCAATATTTATACGCTTCTGGTGATACGCATGCATTTATGGACACAAACACATATGAGCAAATTGAATTGCAATCGAGTCAAATTGAAGAGCAATTAAAATTTATGAAAGAGAATATGGAAGTTTCGGTCATTACGTATGAAGGTGAAATTCTTGGTGTTGAATTGCCAAATAACGTGGAATTAGAGGTTACTGAAACGGAACCGGGAATCAAAGGCGATACGGCTAGTGGTGGTTCCAAACCAGCTACCCTCGAAACTGGTCACATTGTACAAGTTCCATTTTTCGTAAATATTGGT
- a CDS encoding M24 family metallopeptidase: MEKLTRLREELEANKLDALLITSPINRRYITGFTGTAGVAIVTQNDALFITDFRYIEQATEQAKDFKIVEHKQLIIQEISDQLKQLNVKRVGFEKEYVTFATYELYKKTIDQELLPVSDIIEKLRLIKSESELTTLKKAAKIADDAFVHIQNYIKPGVKEIDISNELEFFMRRQGATSSSFDTIVASGYRGALPHGVASDKEIQSGELVTLDYGALYQGYCSDTTRTVAVGEISDELKTIYDTVLTAQLTGVEGVKPGITGKEADAIVRDYITEKGYGDYFGHSTGHGVGMEVHEGPGLSHRSSIKLQPGMVVTVEPGIYVPNVGGCRIEDDLVVTETGNERLTLAEKKLIQL, translated from the coding sequence AAATAAGTTGGATGCACTATTGATTACCAGTCCAATTAACCGGCGGTACATTACAGGATTTACCGGCACTGCTGGAGTGGCAATTGTAACTCAGAACGATGCGCTTTTCATCACAGATTTTCGCTACATAGAACAGGCAACGGAACAGGCAAAAGATTTTAAAATAGTGGAACACAAACAACTCATCATCCAGGAAATAAGTGATCAATTGAAACAGCTTAACGTTAAACGAGTTGGTTTCGAAAAAGAATATGTTACGTTTGCTACGTATGAATTGTATAAAAAGACAATTGATCAAGAATTGCTACCAGTCAGCGATATCATTGAAAAGTTACGTCTGATTAAGTCGGAAAGTGAACTGACTACATTAAAAAAGGCAGCTAAAATTGCGGACGATGCATTTGTTCATATTCAAAACTACATTAAACCAGGTGTTAAAGAAATAGACATCTCCAATGAATTAGAATTCTTTATGCGTAGACAAGGCGCAACATCATCTAGTTTTGATACGATTGTTGCCTCTGGCTATCGTGGGGCATTGCCACATGGTGTCGCATCGGATAAAGAAATTCAAAGCGGTGAACTTGTAACATTGGATTATGGCGCTCTATATCAAGGGTATTGTTCAGATACAACAAGAACGGTCGCAGTTGGAGAAATTAGTGATGAGCTAAAAACAATCTATGATACTGTATTAACGGCACAATTAACAGGTGTTGAAGGTGTCAAACCAGGGATCACTGGAAAAGAAGCAGATGCTATCGTACGGGATTACATTACGGAAAAAGGGTATGGGGATTATTTCGGCCATTCAACAGGACATGGTGTTGGAATGGAAGTTCACGAAGGACCTGGACTATCCCATCGTTCCAGCATAAAACTACAGCCAGGTATGGTAGTGACCGTTGAGCCCGGTATCTATGTACCAAACGTAGGTGGCTGTCGGATTGAGGATGATCTTGTTGTAACAGAAACAGGCAATGAGCGCTTGACTCTTGCTGAGAAAAAATTGATTCAATTATAA